One Ictalurus punctatus breed USDA103 chromosome 21, Coco_2.0, whole genome shotgun sequence genomic window carries:
- the ecm2 gene encoding extracellular matrix protein 2 isoform X1: MVLLALLFCSKISVMRLWLLLAVSFFCWLSYSVAKDPNQNRPVAKGRRRKGKKMARQGRVPVNGGYNSASVFIESYKGVEEAKPSYNVIPGNTGQCVFQGIAMFDKTVWSPKPCVTCLCSSGNVVCDEMQCPVLRCHFKFKPIGQCCPICIEPTHEASENSGDSPVPNDPSVPDAAFLPDKSLRREKYKEEEERLLRKDAERKRRKKQKKETENRRKQLEEREREEEMRKLREEAEKRAAAEEEKRRMEELQRVEDDRMRRREKEERERLRALEEATERERTELRAEQVEEEEEEEEEEEVTVWLRGDVFQMPPQLPTPPDFPSPTEPSDPSHAGDGDDEDEESARISYALPQGCTISDVIVSCENAKLTSVPPLSIPELKSLNLQGNAITTIPAEAFNGVLNLEWIDLGKNKILSSGIDPQAFTKLKYLTRLYMDGNLLEHIPPGLPHTLQELKINENNLQEMDEDSFEGLSSLVTLEMEGNMLSEVNVNPKLFRPLKQLTYLRLGRNHFRTIPQGLPASLQELHLENNLIEEIPEGAFNQSKNLNVIVLRHNKIDESRIAPFAWLHHRNLESIDLSHNKLHLVPSFLPKSLVHLVLVGNQIERIPGYVFAHMEPGLEYLYLSYNKLDGEGVEPESFFGTFNTMTELCLDHNQLTSIPIGVNEMTSLHFLRLNNNNIRHIGEDNICDPLNDEDSRIVALRLENNLLDPRKIPPTAFSCVRSYSSVILRPQRMK; this comes from the exons ATGGTTTTACTTGCTTTGCTCTTCTGCAGTAAG ATTTCCGTCATGAGACTATGGCTTTTACTTGCCGTGTCATTTTTCTGCTGGCTAAGCTACAGTGTTGCCAAAGATCCGAATCAGAATCGTCCTGTGGCTAAAGGAAGACGAAGGAAGGGGAAGAAAATGGCTCGTCAAGGCAGGGTGCCAGTTAATGGTGGATATAACAGCGCATCAGTTTTCATTGAGTCTTATAAAGGGGTAGAGGAAGCGAAGCCGAGCTACAATGTTATTCCAG GGAACACAGGACAGTGTGTATTTCAGGGCATCGCTATGTTTGATAAAACCGTGTGGTCACCGAAGCCCTGCGTCACCTGCTTATGCTCCAGTGGGAACGTGGTGTGTGATGAAATGCAGTGTCCGGTTTTACGGTGCCACTTCAAATTTAAACCTATTGGACAGTGCTGCCCAATCTGCATTGAACCCA CTCATGAAGCCTCTGAAAACTCTGGTGATTCCCCTGTCCCTAACGATCCAAGCGTCCCTGATGCTGCGTTTCTGCCCGACAAGAGCCTGAGAAGAGAGAAATacaaggaggaagaggagaggctCCTGCGGAAAGACGCGGAACGAAAGAGGAGAAAGAAGCAAAAGAAGGAGACAGAAAATCGCAGGAAACAACTGGAGGAGCGAGAACGGGAGGAGGAAATGAGGAAGTTGAGAGAGGAAGCAGAGAAgagagcagcagcagaagaagagaagaggaggatgGAGGAACTTCAGCGGGTGGAGGATgacaggatgaggaggagggagaaggaagagagggagaggctgAGGGCTCTTGAGGAGGCAACAGAGCGAGAGCGGACTGAACTGAGGGCAGAGCAAgttgaagaggaggaggaggaggaggaggaggaagaggtgacTGTGTGGTTAAGAGGGGATGTTTTCCAAATGCCACCACAGTTACCTACCCCTCCAGACTTTCCATCACCAACAGAACCATCTGACCCCAGTCACGCTGGAGACGGAGACGATGAAGACGAGGAATCTGCACGGATTAGCTACGCACTCCCTCAGGGATGCACAATCTCTGATGTCATTGTCTCCTGTGAAAATGCCAAACTCACCAGTGTTCCTCCTCTTTCCATCCCTGAGCTCAAGTCTCTCAATCTACAGG GAAACGCGATCACTACCATTCCAGCAGAAGCTTTTAACGGTGTACTGAATTTGGAGTGGATAGATTTGGGGAAAAATAAGATCTTATCATCTGGAATTGATCCACAAGCGTTTACC AAGCTTAAATATTTAACCCGGTTATATATGGATGGAAATTTGCTTGAACACATTCCTCCGGGGCTTCCACATACGCTACAAGAATTAAAGATAAATGAGAACAACCTCCAAGAGATGGATGAGGACAGCTTTGAGG GTCTGAGCAGTCTGGTTACTTTGGAAATGGAAGGGAACATGCTGAGCGAAGTAAACGTAAATCCCAAACTCTTCAGACCACTGAAACAGCTCACCTACCTACGGTTGGGCAGGAACCACTTCCGCACCATCCCTCAAGGCCTACCAGCATCTCTGCAG gAGTTGCatcttgaaaacaatttaattGAGGAAATACCCGAGGGAGCTTTTAACCAAAGCAAAAACCTCAACGTCATTGTGTTAAGACACAATAAAATAGATGAGTCACGGATTGCACCCTTTGCCTGGCTCCATCACAG GAATCTGGAATCAATAGATCTCTCACACAACAAACTCCATTTGGTCCCATCATTCCTGCCAAAGTCCTTGGTTCACCTGGTGCTGGTTGGCAATCAGATCGAACGCATTCCAGGATATGTGTTTGCGCACATGGAGCCTGGCCTTGAGTATCTGTACCTCTCCTACAACAAGCTGGATGGAGAAGGGGTGGAGCCAGAGTCTTTCTTTGGCACATTTAACACCATGACCGAGCTATGTCTAGACCACAACCAACTGACCAGCATTCCCATCGGAGTCAATGAGATGACGTCGTTACATTTCCTCAGgcttaacaacaacaacataag
- the ecm2 gene encoding extracellular matrix protein 2 isoform X2, translating into MRLWLLLAVSFFCWLSYSVAKDPNQNRPVAKGRRRKGKKMARQGRVPVNGGYNSASVFIESYKGVEEAKPSYNVIPGNTGQCVFQGIAMFDKTVWSPKPCVTCLCSSGNVVCDEMQCPVLRCHFKFKPIGQCCPICIEPTHEASENSGDSPVPNDPSVPDAAFLPDKSLRREKYKEEEERLLRKDAERKRRKKQKKETENRRKQLEEREREEEMRKLREEAEKRAAAEEEKRRMEELQRVEDDRMRRREKEERERLRALEEATERERTELRAEQVEEEEEEEEEEEVTVWLRGDVFQMPPQLPTPPDFPSPTEPSDPSHAGDGDDEDEESARISYALPQGCTISDVIVSCENAKLTSVPPLSIPELKSLNLQGNAITTIPAEAFNGVLNLEWIDLGKNKILSSGIDPQAFTKLKYLTRLYMDGNLLEHIPPGLPHTLQELKINENNLQEMDEDSFEGLSSLVTLEMEGNMLSEVNVNPKLFRPLKQLTYLRLGRNHFRTIPQGLPASLQELHLENNLIEEIPEGAFNQSKNLNVIVLRHNKIDESRIAPFAWLHHRNLESIDLSHNKLHLVPSFLPKSLVHLVLVGNQIERIPGYVFAHMEPGLEYLYLSYNKLDGEGVEPESFFGTFNTMTELCLDHNQLTSIPIGVNEMTSLHFLRLNNNNIRHIGEDNICDPLNDEDSRIVALRLENNLLDPRKIPPTAFSCVRSYSSVILRPQRMK; encoded by the exons ATGAGACTATGGCTTTTACTTGCCGTGTCATTTTTCTGCTGGCTAAGCTACAGTGTTGCCAAAGATCCGAATCAGAATCGTCCTGTGGCTAAAGGAAGACGAAGGAAGGGGAAGAAAATGGCTCGTCAAGGCAGGGTGCCAGTTAATGGTGGATATAACAGCGCATCAGTTTTCATTGAGTCTTATAAAGGGGTAGAGGAAGCGAAGCCGAGCTACAATGTTATTCCAG GGAACACAGGACAGTGTGTATTTCAGGGCATCGCTATGTTTGATAAAACCGTGTGGTCACCGAAGCCCTGCGTCACCTGCTTATGCTCCAGTGGGAACGTGGTGTGTGATGAAATGCAGTGTCCGGTTTTACGGTGCCACTTCAAATTTAAACCTATTGGACAGTGCTGCCCAATCTGCATTGAACCCA CTCATGAAGCCTCTGAAAACTCTGGTGATTCCCCTGTCCCTAACGATCCAAGCGTCCCTGATGCTGCGTTTCTGCCCGACAAGAGCCTGAGAAGAGAGAAATacaaggaggaagaggagaggctCCTGCGGAAAGACGCGGAACGAAAGAGGAGAAAGAAGCAAAAGAAGGAGACAGAAAATCGCAGGAAACAACTGGAGGAGCGAGAACGGGAGGAGGAAATGAGGAAGTTGAGAGAGGAAGCAGAGAAgagagcagcagcagaagaagagaagaggaggatgGAGGAACTTCAGCGGGTGGAGGATgacaggatgaggaggagggagaaggaagagagggagaggctgAGGGCTCTTGAGGAGGCAACAGAGCGAGAGCGGACTGAACTGAGGGCAGAGCAAgttgaagaggaggaggaggaggaggaggaggaagaggtgacTGTGTGGTTAAGAGGGGATGTTTTCCAAATGCCACCACAGTTACCTACCCCTCCAGACTTTCCATCACCAACAGAACCATCTGACCCCAGTCACGCTGGAGACGGAGACGATGAAGACGAGGAATCTGCACGGATTAGCTACGCACTCCCTCAGGGATGCACAATCTCTGATGTCATTGTCTCCTGTGAAAATGCCAAACTCACCAGTGTTCCTCCTCTTTCCATCCCTGAGCTCAAGTCTCTCAATCTACAGG GAAACGCGATCACTACCATTCCAGCAGAAGCTTTTAACGGTGTACTGAATTTGGAGTGGATAGATTTGGGGAAAAATAAGATCTTATCATCTGGAATTGATCCACAAGCGTTTACC AAGCTTAAATATTTAACCCGGTTATATATGGATGGAAATTTGCTTGAACACATTCCTCCGGGGCTTCCACATACGCTACAAGAATTAAAGATAAATGAGAACAACCTCCAAGAGATGGATGAGGACAGCTTTGAGG GTCTGAGCAGTCTGGTTACTTTGGAAATGGAAGGGAACATGCTGAGCGAAGTAAACGTAAATCCCAAACTCTTCAGACCACTGAAACAGCTCACCTACCTACGGTTGGGCAGGAACCACTTCCGCACCATCCCTCAAGGCCTACCAGCATCTCTGCAG gAGTTGCatcttgaaaacaatttaattGAGGAAATACCCGAGGGAGCTTTTAACCAAAGCAAAAACCTCAACGTCATTGTGTTAAGACACAATAAAATAGATGAGTCACGGATTGCACCCTTTGCCTGGCTCCATCACAG GAATCTGGAATCAATAGATCTCTCACACAACAAACTCCATTTGGTCCCATCATTCCTGCCAAAGTCCTTGGTTCACCTGGTGCTGGTTGGCAATCAGATCGAACGCATTCCAGGATATGTGTTTGCGCACATGGAGCCTGGCCTTGAGTATCTGTACCTCTCCTACAACAAGCTGGATGGAGAAGGGGTGGAGCCAGAGTCTTTCTTTGGCACATTTAACACCATGACCGAGCTATGTCTAGACCACAACCAACTGACCAGCATTCCCATCGGAGTCAATGAGATGACGTCGTTACATTTCCTCAGgcttaacaacaacaacataag
- the ecm2 gene encoding extracellular matrix protein 2 isoform X3, whose protein sequence is MVLLALLFCSKISVMRLWLLLAVSFFCWLSYSVAKDPNQNRPVAKGRRRKGKKMARQGRVPVNGGYNSASVFIESYKGVEEAKPSYNVIPGNTGQCVFQGIAMFDKTVWSPKPCVTCLCSSGNVVCDEMQCPVLRCHFKFKPIGQCCPICIEPTHEASENSGDSPVPNDPSVPDAAFLPDKSLRREKYKEEEERLLRKDAERKRRKKQKKETENRRKQLEEREREEEMRKLREEAEKRAAAEEEKRRMEELQRVEDDRMRRREKEERERLRALEEATERERTELRAEQVEEEEEEEEEEEVTVWLRGDVFQMPPQLPTPPDFPSPTEPSDPSHAGDGDDEDEESARISYALPQGCTISDVIVSCENAKLTSVPPLSIPELKSLNLQGNAITTIPAEAFNGVLNLEWIDLGKNKILSSGIDPQAFTKLKYLTRLYMDGNLLEHIPPGLPHTLQELKINENNLQEMDEDSFEGLSSLVTLEMEGNMLSEVNVNPKLFRPLKQLTYLRLGRNHFRTIPQGLPASLQELHLENNLIEEIPEGAFNQSKNLNVIVLRHNKIDESRIAPFAWLHHRNLESIDLSHNKLHLVPSFLPKSLVHLVLVGNQIERIPGYVFAHMEPGLEYLYLSYNKLDGEGVEPESFFGTFNTMTELCLDHNQLTSIPIGVNEMTSLHFLRLNNNNISLYRATSSHMNKIIAGSVYDMDSSDWAHWRGQHLRPLE, encoded by the exons ATGGTTTTACTTGCTTTGCTCTTCTGCAGTAAG ATTTCCGTCATGAGACTATGGCTTTTACTTGCCGTGTCATTTTTCTGCTGGCTAAGCTACAGTGTTGCCAAAGATCCGAATCAGAATCGTCCTGTGGCTAAAGGAAGACGAAGGAAGGGGAAGAAAATGGCTCGTCAAGGCAGGGTGCCAGTTAATGGTGGATATAACAGCGCATCAGTTTTCATTGAGTCTTATAAAGGGGTAGAGGAAGCGAAGCCGAGCTACAATGTTATTCCAG GGAACACAGGACAGTGTGTATTTCAGGGCATCGCTATGTTTGATAAAACCGTGTGGTCACCGAAGCCCTGCGTCACCTGCTTATGCTCCAGTGGGAACGTGGTGTGTGATGAAATGCAGTGTCCGGTTTTACGGTGCCACTTCAAATTTAAACCTATTGGACAGTGCTGCCCAATCTGCATTGAACCCA CTCATGAAGCCTCTGAAAACTCTGGTGATTCCCCTGTCCCTAACGATCCAAGCGTCCCTGATGCTGCGTTTCTGCCCGACAAGAGCCTGAGAAGAGAGAAATacaaggaggaagaggagaggctCCTGCGGAAAGACGCGGAACGAAAGAGGAGAAAGAAGCAAAAGAAGGAGACAGAAAATCGCAGGAAACAACTGGAGGAGCGAGAACGGGAGGAGGAAATGAGGAAGTTGAGAGAGGAAGCAGAGAAgagagcagcagcagaagaagagaagaggaggatgGAGGAACTTCAGCGGGTGGAGGATgacaggatgaggaggagggagaaggaagagagggagaggctgAGGGCTCTTGAGGAGGCAACAGAGCGAGAGCGGACTGAACTGAGGGCAGAGCAAgttgaagaggaggaggaggaggaggaggaggaagaggtgacTGTGTGGTTAAGAGGGGATGTTTTCCAAATGCCACCACAGTTACCTACCCCTCCAGACTTTCCATCACCAACAGAACCATCTGACCCCAGTCACGCTGGAGACGGAGACGATGAAGACGAGGAATCTGCACGGATTAGCTACGCACTCCCTCAGGGATGCACAATCTCTGATGTCATTGTCTCCTGTGAAAATGCCAAACTCACCAGTGTTCCTCCTCTTTCCATCCCTGAGCTCAAGTCTCTCAATCTACAGG GAAACGCGATCACTACCATTCCAGCAGAAGCTTTTAACGGTGTACTGAATTTGGAGTGGATAGATTTGGGGAAAAATAAGATCTTATCATCTGGAATTGATCCACAAGCGTTTACC AAGCTTAAATATTTAACCCGGTTATATATGGATGGAAATTTGCTTGAACACATTCCTCCGGGGCTTCCACATACGCTACAAGAATTAAAGATAAATGAGAACAACCTCCAAGAGATGGATGAGGACAGCTTTGAGG GTCTGAGCAGTCTGGTTACTTTGGAAATGGAAGGGAACATGCTGAGCGAAGTAAACGTAAATCCCAAACTCTTCAGACCACTGAAACAGCTCACCTACCTACGGTTGGGCAGGAACCACTTCCGCACCATCCCTCAAGGCCTACCAGCATCTCTGCAG gAGTTGCatcttgaaaacaatttaattGAGGAAATACCCGAGGGAGCTTTTAACCAAAGCAAAAACCTCAACGTCATTGTGTTAAGACACAATAAAATAGATGAGTCACGGATTGCACCCTTTGCCTGGCTCCATCACAG GAATCTGGAATCAATAGATCTCTCACACAACAAACTCCATTTGGTCCCATCATTCCTGCCAAAGTCCTTGGTTCACCTGGTGCTGGTTGGCAATCAGATCGAACGCATTCCAGGATATGTGTTTGCGCACATGGAGCCTGGCCTTGAGTATCTGTACCTCTCCTACAACAAGCTGGATGGAGAAGGGGTGGAGCCAGAGTCTTTCTTTGGCACATTTAACACCATGACCGAGCTATGTCTAGACCACAACCAACTGACCAGCATTCCCATCGGAGTCAATGAGATGACGTCGTTACATTTCCTCAGgcttaacaacaacaacataag